The Actinobacillus equuli genome includes a window with the following:
- a CDS encoding pirin family protein, which translates to MLQVRKANERGDGSFDWLESYHTFSFANYYDPKHIHFSHLRVINEDFIAPARGFGMHPHDNMEILTYVLNGRVAHKDSMGNQTEVKAGEFQIMSAGTGIFHSEMNPDLEETLHLYQIWIIPNQKDVTPRYSQDKFADREGGTLILSPTAEQGSFKIYQDMKLWRYQYAANKNVQIELDSNRSYWLQVVKGQLSVNGTKVETSDALGIRAEQFLTIQADSDVEFLLFDLV; encoded by the coding sequence ATGTTACAAGTTAGAAAGGCAAATGAACGAGGTGACGGTTCTTTTGATTGGTTGGAAAGCTATCATACATTCTCTTTTGCCAATTATTATGATCCGAAGCATATCCATTTTTCACATTTACGTGTGATTAACGAAGATTTTATTGCACCGGCACGTGGCTTTGGTATGCATCCGCACGACAATATGGAAATCCTCACTTATGTACTTAACGGACGTGTTGCACACAAGGACAGTATGGGTAACCAAACCGAGGTTAAAGCGGGTGAATTCCAAATTATGTCGGCAGGTACGGGCATTTTCCACTCGGAAATGAACCCGGATTTAGAGGAAACGCTACATCTTTATCAAATCTGGATTATCCCGAATCAAAAAGACGTAACGCCTCGTTATAGTCAAGATAAATTTGCCGATCGTGAAGGCGGCACGTTAATTTTATCGCCGACTGCCGAACAAGGTTCATTTAAGATTTATCAAGATATGAAACTTTGGCGTTATCAATATGCGGCAAACAAAAATGTGCAAATTGAATTAGATTCGAATCGTTCATATTGGCTACAAGTGGTAAAAGGTCAATTAAGCGTAAACGGTACAAAGGTTGAAACTAGCGATGCGTTAGGGATTAGAGCGGAGCAATTTCTTACGATTCAAGCCGATAGTGATGTTGAATTTTTATTATTTGATTTAGTGTAA
- a CDS encoding ACT domain-containing protein, with the protein MSNSVITVIGKDRVGIVYDVSKILAENQINIVNISQQLMDDFFTMVILVDTTKCEKSFPELAEFFTQESKKLALDIRIQNEEIFKAMHRI; encoded by the coding sequence ATGAGCAATTCAGTGATTACTGTTATCGGTAAAGACCGTGTAGGTATCGTATACGATGTATCGAAAATCTTAGCGGAAAATCAAATTAATATCGTGAATATTAGCCAACAATTAATGGATGACTTTTTCACGATGGTGATTTTGGTGGATACAACAAAATGTGAAAAGTCATTCCCGGAATTAGCCGAATTTTTTACGCAAGAAAGCAAAAAATTGGCGTTAGATATTCGTATCCAAAACGAAGAAATTTTCAAAGCTATGCACCGTATTTAA
- a CDS encoding PFL family protein — MSIQSSEIIETIKMVADQNFDVRTITIGIDLHDCISADIEELNQNIYRKITTVGKDLVETAKILSAKYGVPIVNQRISVTPIAQIAAATKADSYVSIAQTLDRAAKAIGVSFIGGFSALVQKGMSPSDEVLIRSIPEAMKTTDIVCSSINIGSTRAGINMDAVKLAGETIKRTAEITPEGFGCAKIVVFCNAVEDNPFMAGAFHGSGEADAIINVGVSGPGVVKEALENSNATTLTEVAEVVKKTAFKITRVGELIGQEASKMLNIPFGILDLSLAPTPAIGDSVARILEAMGLSVCGTHGTTAALALLNDAVKKGGMMASSSVGGLSGAFIPVSEDEGMIAAAERGILTLDKLEAMTAVCSVGLDMIAVPGKTPAHTISGIIADEAAIGMINSKTTAVRIIPVTGKDVGESVEFGGLLGYAPIMPVKEGSCEVFVNRGGRIPAPVQSMKN, encoded by the coding sequence ATGAGTATTCAATCCAGCGAAATTATTGAAACGATAAAAATGGTCGCCGACCAGAACTTTGATGTGCGAACCATTACGATCGGTATCGATTTGCACGACTGTATCAGTGCCGATATCGAGGAATTAAACCAAAATATTTACCGCAAAATTACTACTGTCGGCAAAGACTTAGTCGAAACCGCAAAAATCCTTTCCGCCAAATACGGCGTACCTATCGTTAATCAGCGTATTTCCGTCACGCCTATCGCACAAATTGCTGCGGCAACTAAAGCGGATTCTTATGTTTCTATTGCACAGACACTCGACCGAGCGGCAAAAGCGATCGGCGTATCTTTTATCGGCGGTTTTTCTGCATTAGTACAAAAAGGCATGTCACCTTCCGATGAAGTTTTAATTCGTTCGATTCCGGAAGCAATGAAAACCACCGATATCGTATGTAGCTCTATCAATATCGGCTCAACCCGTGCCGGAATTAATATGGATGCGGTAAAACTTGCCGGCGAAACGATTAAACGTACTGCCGAGATTACCCCGGAAGGTTTCGGCTGTGCCAAAATTGTGGTGTTCTGTAATGCGGTGGAAGATAATCCGTTTATGGCGGGTGCATTCCACGGTTCGGGTGAAGCGGATGCGATTATTAACGTGGGGGTTTCAGGCCCGGGTGTGGTGAAAGAAGCGTTAGAAAATTCAAATGCGACAACCTTAACCGAAGTGGCTGAAGTCGTGAAGAAAACCGCATTTAAAATCACGCGTGTCGGCGAATTAATCGGTCAAGAAGCGTCAAAAATGCTGAATATTCCGTTCGGTATTTTAGATTTATCACTGGCACCAACACCGGCAATCGGTGATTCCGTTGCTCGTATTTTAGAAGCGATGGGTTTAAGTGTATGTGGTACACACGGCACAACAGCTGCGTTAGCATTGTTAAATGATGCGGTGAAAAAAGGCGGTATGATGGCGTCTAGCTCTGTAGGTGGTTTAAGCGGTGCATTTATTCCGGTTTCGGAAGATGAAGGTATGATTGCAGCCGCAGAGCGCGGAATCTTAACTTTAGATAAACTAGAAGCGATGACGGCAGTTTGTTCGGTTGGTTTAGATATGATCGCCGTACCGGGAAAAACACCGGCACATACTATTTCCGGTATTATCGCTGATGAAGCGGCAATCGGTATGATCAACAGCAAAACCACAGCGGTGCGTATTATTCCGGTCACCGGTAAAGATGTTGGTGAAAGCGTGGAATTCGGCGGCTTACTCGGTTATGCGCCGATTATGCCGGTTAAAGAAGGATCATGCGAAGTATTTGTGAATCGTGGCGGACGTATTCCGGCACCGGTTCAGTCAATGAAAAACTAA
- a CDS encoding L-cysteine desulfidase family protein, which yields MNINNELSQAILATVQQEVVPALGCTEPVSLALASAVARQYLGSLPDRIEAKVSPNLMKNGMGVTVPGTGTVGLTMAAAIGAIGGDPNGGLEVLKHITTEQVALAKQMINDHKIEVSISDTEHILYSEATLFNADQQVKVRIAAHHTNVIYIEKNGELLFSKPCVVENEHAENVFANLTAKDIYDFSLNVELEKIRFIQQAAILNSALSQEGLNQDYGLHIGRTLQKQIGKGLISDDLLNRIVIETTAASDARMGGANLPAMSNSGSGNQGITATMPVVVVARHLSVTEEQQIRALFLSHLMAIYIHSKLPKLSALCAVTTAAMGSCAGVAWLLTGKFEAISMAISSMIGDISGIICDGAANSCAMKVSTSVSSSYKSILMALDDTQVTGNEGIVEHQIDRSINNLCAIASRSMQYTDRQVIEIMVSKPKNL from the coding sequence ATGAATATAAATAACGAATTATCACAAGCGATTTTAGCTACCGTGCAACAAGAAGTTGTACCTGCGTTAGGCTGCACCGAACCTGTTTCTTTAGCATTAGCATCTGCCGTTGCCCGACAATATTTAGGCTCATTGCCGGATCGTATCGAAGCCAAAGTCTCACCTAATTTGATGAAAAACGGCATGGGTGTAACCGTACCCGGTACAGGTACGGTCGGCTTAACGATGGCGGCGGCAATTGGTGCAATTGGTGGCGATCCGAACGGTGGTTTAGAAGTCTTAAAGCACATTACCACTGAACAAGTAGCACTGGCAAAACAAATGATCAATGATCATAAAATCGAAGTCAGCATTTCCGACACTGAACATATTCTCTATTCTGAAGCGACACTCTTTAATGCGGATCAGCAGGTAAAAGTACGTATTGCCGCTCACCATACCAATGTCATTTATATTGAGAAAAACGGCGAATTACTGTTTTCCAAACCGTGTGTAGTTGAAAATGAGCACGCGGAAAATGTTTTTGCTAACCTTACGGCGAAAGATATTTATGATTTTTCCTTAAATGTAGAATTAGAAAAGATTCGTTTTATTCAACAGGCGGCAATTTTAAATAGCGCACTTTCACAGGAAGGACTGAATCAAGATTACGGTTTACATATCGGACGAACTTTGCAAAAACAAATCGGCAAAGGATTAATTAGCGATGATTTGCTCAATCGTATCGTGATTGAAACCACCGCTGCCAGCGATGCACGTATGGGGGGAGCAAATTTACCGGCGATGAGTAATTCCGGTTCGGGTAACCAAGGGATTACTGCTACCATGCCGGTAGTGGTGGTGGCTCGTCATTTAAGCGTAACGGAAGAACAACAAATTCGCGCGTTATTCCTTTCGCATTTAATGGCGATTTATATCCATAGTAAATTACCTAAGCTCTCCGCATTATGTGCGGTAACCACCGCAGCCATGGGCAGCTGTGCCGGTGTAGCATGGTTATTAACCGGTAAATTTGAAGCGATCAGTATGGCGATCAGCAGCATGATCGGCGACATCAGCGGCATTATTTGTGATGGTGCGGCAAACAGTTGTGCCATGAAAGTATCAACCAGTGTCAGTTCAAGTTATAAATCGATTTTAATGGCGTTGGATGATACGCAAGTAACTGGTAATGAGGGAATTGTTGAGCATCAAATTGACCGTTCAATCAACAACCTTTGTGCAATAGCTTCTCGCAGTATGCAATATACTGATCGCCAAGTGATAGAAATTATGGTGAGCAAACCTAAAAACCTCTAA
- a CDS encoding ComEA family DNA-binding protein: MKSLKTLLALGIAMTVSAASFAEVANPLTSVNDKAKSAVSNQVTQAKVSVASKAPTAKEALATAKTQVTDKVTATKENLAKAKVSATDKVTNAKEALNTSKVSKANALDDVKASTKEKVREVKTQAAEKTTVAAKTSTVKVPAAKKVNVNMADAKTLQTISGIGEVKAQAIIDYRNKVGKIKNAAELSNISGIGEATIQKVVPYLSF, encoded by the coding sequence ATGAAATCATTAAAAACTCTTTTAGCATTAGGTATTGCAATGACTGTTTCGGCAGCTTCATTCGCTGAGGTGGCAAACCCGTTAACTTCGGTAAACGATAAAGCCAAAAGTGCCGTAAGCAATCAAGTGACGCAAGCAAAAGTTTCGGTAGCAAGTAAAGCGCCTACCGCAAAAGAAGCATTAGCAACAGCTAAAACACAAGTGACTGACAAAGTGACGGCGACAAAAGAAAACTTAGCTAAAGCGAAAGTGTCTGCAACTGATAAAGTAACCAATGCAAAAGAGGCGTTGAATACGTCTAAAGTGAGCAAAGCAAACGCATTAGATGATGTGAAAGCAAGTACGAAAGAAAAAGTGAGAGAGGTTAAAACACAGGCTGCGGAAAAAACAACGGTAGCGGCTAAAACGTCAACCGTAAAAGTACCAGCAGCGAAAAAAGTAAACGTAAATATGGCAGATGCGAAAACGTTACAAACAATAAGCGGTATCGGTGAAGTGAAGGCTCAAGCCATTATTGATTATCGTAACAAAGTTGGCAAAATCAAAAACGCCGCAGAATTATCAAACATTTCCGGTATTGGTGAAGCAACCATTCAAAAAGTTGTGCCGTATTTAAGTTTCTAA
- a CDS encoding FKBP-type peptidyl-prolyl cis-trans isomerase: MALDFNAVALESTEAKGGYGIGLQIGQQLLGSGMEVDAEAVARGINDVLNQNPPAIDLNEVTQALQELGARAEAAQAEAFKAIEADNKAFLEENKKAKGVVVTESGLQYEVLTEGSGAKPTADSTVRVHYTGSLIDGTVFDSSVKRGTPAEFPVGGVIKGWTEALQLMTVGSKWRLTIPQELAYGERGAGASIPPFATLIFEVELLDIL; the protein is encoded by the coding sequence ATGGCATTAGATTTCAACGCGGTTGCTTTAGAAAGCACAGAAGCAAAAGGTGGCTACGGTATCGGTTTACAAATCGGTCAACAATTATTAGGTAGCGGTATGGAAGTGGATGCCGAAGCGGTTGCACGTGGTATCAATGATGTATTAAATCAAAATCCACCGGCAATTGACCTTAACGAAGTGACTCAAGCGTTACAAGAGTTAGGTGCTCGTGCGGAAGCGGCGCAAGCGGAAGCATTTAAAGCCATTGAAGCAGACAACAAAGCATTCTTAGAAGAAAACAAGAAAGCAAAAGGCGTTGTGGTTACTGAGTCTGGTTTACAGTATGAAGTATTAACGGAAGGCTCAGGTGCAAAACCAACAGCAGACAGCACGGTTCGTGTACATTACACCGGTTCTTTAATTGATGGTACGGTATTCGATAGTTCAGTAAAACGTGGTACTCCGGCAGAATTCCCGGTTGGCGGCGTAATTAAAGGTTGGACGGAAGCGTTACAATTAATGACAGTCGGTTCAAAATGGCGTTTAACTATTCCACAAGAGTTAGCATACGGTGAGCGTGGCGCAGGTGCATCAATTCCTCCGTTTGCAACCTTAATTTTCGAAGTGGAATTATTAGATATCCTATAA
- the yedE gene encoding selenium metabolism membrane protein YedE/FdhT, whose amino-acid sequence MLEIWQQFKQDYLIRFWNPTAAVIAAGILSAYYFGLTGTYWAVTGEFTRWGGEILESMGVNVSDWGYYKIIGLDGTIFSRIDGLMILGMFAGCIAAALWANNIKIRMPQNRIRIVQALIGGALAGFGARLAMGCNLASLFTGIPQFSLHAWFFTLTTAIGAYVGVKFTLLPIFRPPLKLKKGAGKVEHADPQQAKRRFRFGMLIFSIWLIASLYVMQNSIKLGFAMLFGLGFGLLIERAQICFTSAFRDLWATGRAYMGKAIIYGMLISTICVFSYIQLGANPKIMWAGPNAVIGGLLFGFGIVVAGGCETGWMYRAMEGQVHFMWVGVGNVAGSTLLAYWWDSLAPVLALDYEKINLLKSFGPISGLLLNYGLMIACLVFVVWWEKRFIRKAKARLAATQRDTTA is encoded by the coding sequence ATGTTAGAAATTTGGCAACAATTCAAACAAGATTACCTGATTAGATTTTGGAACCCGACTGCGGCGGTTATTGCTGCAGGTATTCTTTCTGCCTATTATTTTGGGCTAACCGGCACATATTGGGCAGTGACGGGAGAATTCACTCGTTGGGGCGGAGAAATTCTAGAGTCTATGGGGGTAAATGTCTCAGACTGGGGCTATTACAAAATAATTGGTTTAGACGGTACGATCTTCAGCCGCATTGACGGGTTGATGATTCTGGGGATGTTTGCCGGCTGTATTGCCGCTGCGTTATGGGCAAACAATATCAAGATTCGGATGCCGCAAAATCGGATTCGTATTGTGCAAGCTTTAATCGGCGGCGCATTAGCCGGCTTTGGGGCGCGTTTAGCCATGGGTTGTAATTTGGCTTCGTTGTTTACCGGTATTCCTCAGTTTTCATTACATGCTTGGTTTTTCACCTTAACCACCGCAATCGGTGCTTATGTGGGGGTGAAATTTACTTTACTACCGATATTTCGTCCGCCGTTGAAACTCAAAAAAGGCGCGGGCAAAGTAGAGCACGCGGATCCTCAGCAAGCTAAACGCCGTTTTAGATTCGGTATGTTGATCTTTTCGATTTGGTTAATCGCTTCTTTATATGTGATGCAAAATTCAATCAAATTAGGTTTTGCGATGCTATTCGGTTTGGGCTTCGGTTTGTTAATTGAACGGGCGCAAATTTGTTTTACTTCCGCCTTTCGTGACTTGTGGGCAACCGGTCGTGCTTATATGGGTAAGGCGATTATTTATGGCATGTTGATTAGTACGATTTGTGTGTTTAGTTATATTCAGCTTGGCGCGAATCCGAAAATTATGTGGGCGGGGCCAAACGCAGTGATCGGTGGCTTGTTATTTGGATTCGGTATTGTCGTTGCCGGCGGTTGTGAAACCGGCTGGATGTATCGAGCGATGGAAGGACAAGTTCATTTTATGTGGGTGGGTGTCGGTAATGTCGCCGGCTCAACCTTGCTTGCATATTGGTGGGATAGTCTCGCACCGGTATTGGCGTTAGATTATGAAAAAATCAATTTATTGAAATCATTTGGGCCTATCTCGGGGTTATTACTCAATTACGGCTTAATGATTGCTTGTTTAGTGTTTGTGGTTTGGTGGGAAAAACGCTTTATTCGCAAAGCAAAAGCTCGCCTGGCAGCAACTCAGCGTGATACAACGGCATAA
- the yedF gene encoding sulfurtransferase-like selenium metabolism protein YedF: MAFTVIQQQDKHPSEITPDYTLDMLGEPCPYPAIATLETMPTLKSGEVLEVLSDCAQSINNIPVDVKNHGYTLLSVEQDGPTLRYLIQK, from the coding sequence ATGGCTTTTACAGTAATTCAACAACAAGATAAGCACCCTTCGGAAATTACACCGGATTACACTTTGGATATGCTCGGTGAACCTTGCCCTTATCCGGCGATTGCAACTTTAGAAACGATGCCGACGTTAAAATCAGGTGAAGTGTTGGAAGTGTTAAGTGATTGCGCTCAATCGATTAATAATATTCCCGTAGATGTTAAAAATCACGGTTATACCTTGTTAAGCGTGGAGCAGGACGGACCGACTTTACGTTATTTAATTCAGAAATAG
- a CDS encoding L-ribulose-5-phosphate 4-epimerase: protein MLTELSPKLLAMRDRVFKANLELPKYKLVTFTWGNVSEIDRETGYVAIKPSGVEYETMKPEDIVFVDLQGNKVFGDKKPSSDTATHLEFYRQFPNIGGVVHTHSRHATAWAQAGEDILALGTTQGDYFYGSVPCTRRMTPEEIAGEYELETGKVVVETFRKRGINPDMVPGVLVHSHGPFTWGKDAHDAVHNSVVLEEVAYMNFVSHQIRPNIGSMQQELLDKHYLRKHGANAYYGQ, encoded by the coding sequence ATGTTAACAGAATTATCTCCAAAATTACTGGCAATGCGTGATCGCGTATTTAAAGCAAATCTTGAATTACCAAAATACAAATTAGTCACTTTCACTTGGGGCAACGTGAGTGAAATCGACCGTGAAACCGGTTACGTTGCAATTAAACCTTCCGGTGTGGAATATGAAACAATGAAGCCGGAAGATATCGTGTTTGTCGATTTGCAAGGTAACAAAGTATTCGGCGATAAAAAACCTTCGTCTGATACCGCAACCCATTTAGAGTTTTATCGTCAATTCCCGAATATCGGCGGCGTAGTACACACCCATTCACGCCATGCAACCGCATGGGCGCAAGCTGGTGAAGATATTCTTGCGTTAGGCACAACACAAGGGGATTATTTCTATGGTTCAGTGCCTTGTACACGTCGTATGACACCGGAAGAAATTGCCGGCGAGTACGAATTAGAAACCGGTAAAGTGGTCGTGGAAACCTTCCGTAAACGTGGTATTAATCCGGATATGGTACCGGGCGTATTAGTCCACTCACACGGACCTTTCACTTGGGGTAAAGATGCGCATGATGCGGTACATAATTCCGTGGTGTTAGAAGAAGTGGCGTATATGAACTTCGTTAGCCACCAAATCCGTCCGAACATCGGTTCAATGCAACAAGAATTACTTGATAAACATTACCTACGCAAACACGGTGCGAATGCGTATTACGGTCAATAA
- a CDS encoding L-ribulose-5-phosphate 3-epimerase, which translates to MRKHKLGIYEKALPKHISWQDRLSIAKACGFDFVEMSVDETDERLARLDWTKEQRIELVKAIINTGVTIPSMCLSGHRRFPFGSRDEATRQKAYEIMEKAIQLAVDLGIRTIQLAGYDVYYEEQDEGTIERFQQGLEWATELAASNQVTLAVEIMDTKFMSSIKRWKKWDEIIKSPWFTVYPDIGNVSAWNDDIEAEFALGIDKISAIHLKDTYKVTETCKGQFRDVPFGDGCVDFKGFFEILAKLNYRGAFLIEMWTEKAEEPIAEIINARRWIEQKMKEGGFQC; encoded by the coding sequence ATGAGAAAACATAAACTCGGTATCTATGAAAAAGCATTGCCAAAACATATTTCTTGGCAAGACAGGCTTTCTATTGCTAAAGCATGCGGTTTTGATTTTGTGGAAATGTCTGTTGATGAAACGGATGAACGCTTAGCTCGCTTAGATTGGACAAAAGAACAACGTATCGAATTAGTGAAAGCGATCATCAATACCGGTGTAACAATTCCGTCAATGTGTTTATCCGGTCACCGCCGTTTTCCGTTCGGATCTCGTGACGAAGCTACACGTCAAAAAGCCTATGAAATCATGGAAAAAGCAATCCAACTTGCGGTGGATTTAGGTATTCGTACCATTCAATTAGCCGGTTACGACGTGTATTACGAAGAACAAGATGAAGGCACGATTGAACGTTTCCAACAAGGCTTAGAATGGGCAACCGAGCTGGCGGCAAGTAACCAAGTTACTCTCGCAGTCGAGATTATGGATACCAAGTTTATGAGTTCGATTAAACGTTGGAAAAAATGGGACGAAATTATCAAATCACCATGGTTTACCGTCTATCCGGATATCGGCAACGTTTCGGCTTGGAATGATGATATTGAAGCGGAATTTGCCTTAGGCATCGATAAAATCTCGGCGATTCATTTAAAAGACACGTATAAAGTGACCGAAACGTGTAAAGGACAATTCCGTGACGTGCCGTTCGGTGACGGCTGTGTTGACTTTAAAGGCTTCTTTGAAATTCTCGCCAAATTAAATTATCGCGGTGCGTTCTTGATTGAAATGTGGACGGAAAAAGCGGAAGAGCCAATTGCAGAAATTATTAATGCTCGCCGTTGGATTGAACAAAAAATGAAAGAGGGTGGTTTCCAATGTTAA
- the ulaR gene encoding HTH-type transcriptional regulator UlaR, translating into MNESFRHKKLLAMLEARQMLSTLEIMNLLNISPATARRDINKLSEQKKLRKVRNGAEAITPHHSLEKDKPINNFEEKRRIAEAASKLCREGDSVLLTCGSTMQLLGQALCGQKLQIITNFLPLANYLIEHQHEDIVIMGGQYNKNKKITLSLNQQNEFTYAANIMFTSGKGFTHEGLFKTDMIIANSEAQMSSKANKYVVLLDSTKLGTEIGMLFREISQVDLLITGKEADPKIIQAIRDKGLEVILA; encoded by the coding sequence ATGAATGAAAGTTTTAGACATAAGAAATTATTAGCCATGTTAGAAGCAAGACAAATGCTTTCTACCTTGGAAATTATGAATCTTTTAAATATTTCGCCGGCAACCGCCAGACGAGATATTAATAAATTAAGCGAACAGAAAAAATTACGTAAAGTGCGTAACGGTGCTGAAGCAATCACACCGCATCACTCGCTAGAAAAAGACAAACCGATTAATAATTTTGAAGAAAAACGCCGCATTGCCGAAGCAGCCAGTAAATTATGCCGAGAAGGTGATAGCGTTCTTCTTACATGCGGCTCGACCATGCAATTGCTCGGGCAGGCTTTATGCGGCCAAAAATTGCAAATTATTACCAATTTTCTACCGCTTGCGAATTATCTGATCGAGCACCAACACGAAGATATCGTGATCATGGGCGGACAATACAATAAAAATAAAAAAATCACCCTATCGCTCAATCAACAAAATGAATTTACTTATGCGGCAAATATTATGTTTACCAGCGGAAAAGGCTTTACCCATGAAGGTTTATTTAAAACCGATATGATTATCGCTAATTCCGAAGCGCAAATGTCATCAAAAGCGAATAAATACGTGGTATTGCTAGATAGCACCAAACTCGGCACGGAAATCGGTATGCTGTTTAGAGAGATTAGTCAGGTCGATTTACTGATCACCGGCAAAGAAGCTGACCCGAAAATCATTCAAGCGATTCGAGATAAAGGACTGGAAGTAATCCTTGCATAG
- the ulaG gene encoding L-ascorbate 6-phosphate lactonase, producing the protein MANVNEITRESWILSTFPEWGTWLNEEIEEEVVPEGNFAMWWLGCVGVWIKTPAGANICMDLWCSRGKSTKKVKDMVRGHQMANMAGVRKLQPNLRAQPMVLDPFAINEVDFILASHYHSDHIDVNVAAAIVNNPKLNHVKFVGPWHCGELWKKWGVPEDRIIVVKPGDVVKIKDVEIHALDSFDRTCLVTLPVEGAEERGGELKGLCPSDEEMGRKAVNYVFKTPGGNIYHGADSHYSIQFAKHGKEFDIDVALNNYGENPVGIADKMTSIDLLRMAECLRAKVIIPVHHDIWTNFMASTQEIIDLWRMRKDRLQYKFHPFIWEVGGKYVYPRDKDLIEYHHPRGFDDCFEQEPNIQFKSML; encoded by the coding sequence ATGGCGAACGTTAATGAAATCACACGTGAAAGTTGGATTCTTTCTACCTTCCCTGAATGGGGTACTTGGCTAAACGAAGAAATTGAAGAAGAAGTGGTACCGGAAGGTAACTTCGCAATGTGGTGGCTAGGTTGCGTAGGCGTGTGGATTAAAACACCTGCAGGTGCAAACATTTGTATGGACTTATGGTGTAGTCGTGGTAAGTCTACTAAAAAAGTAAAAGATATGGTGCGTGGTCATCAAATGGCGAATATGGCGGGTGTGCGTAAATTACAACCGAATCTACGTGCGCAACCGATGGTATTAGACCCGTTTGCAATTAACGAAGTGGATTTTATTCTTGCGTCTCACTATCACAGCGACCATATTGATGTAAACGTTGCAGCAGCTATCGTAAACAATCCTAAGTTAAATCATGTGAAATTTGTTGGTCCATGGCACTGCGGTGAATTATGGAAAAAATGGGGCGTGCCGGAAGATCGTATCATTGTAGTAAAACCGGGTGATGTCGTAAAAATTAAAGACGTAGAAATTCACGCATTAGATTCTTTCGACCGTACTTGTTTAGTGACCTTACCGGTGGAAGGTGCAGAAGAACGTGGCGGCGAATTAAAAGGTTTATGCCCGTCTGACGAAGAAATGGGTCGCAAAGCGGTAAACTACGTTTTCAAAACACCGGGCGGTAATATCTATCACGGTGCAGACTCACACTACTCAATCCAATTTGCGAAACACGGTAAAGAATTCGATATTGACGTAGCGTTAAATAACTATGGTGAAAACCCGGTGGGTATCGCAGATAAAATGACTTCTATCGACTTACTCCGCATGGCGGAATGTTTACGTGCGAAAGTCATTATTCCAGTACACCACGACATTTGGACAAACTTTATGGCAAGTACGCAAGAAATCATTGATTTATGGCGTATGCGTAAAGATCGCTTACAATACAAATTCCATCCATTTATTTGGGAAGTTGGTGGTAAATATGTTTATCCGCGCGATAAAGACTTAATTGAGTATCACCACCCACGTGGCTTTGATGATTGCTTCGAGCAAGAACCAAATATTCAATTTAAATCTATGCTTTAA